A window of Tursiops truncatus isolate mTurTru1 chromosome 8, mTurTru1.mat.Y, whole genome shotgun sequence contains these coding sequences:
- the LOC101332198 gene encoding tripartite motif-containing protein 43-like — translation MDSDIPEAFQKELTCLVCLNYLLDPLTIGCGHSFCRSCLCLLWEQAEDPASCPVCRQRSEQTNFKTNFLLKNLVSIARKANLGQFLNSEEHMCGTHKETEKIFCEANKSLLCLVCSQSQEHRAHRHCSTEEAAEECWEEENYYLGSIIKESQKICKQIRKRQEEMSGKKTDLKVIYKELMKMSYKPDVELLQELGDKVKWSESAQLHMPQPLLPELRARPITGLMDWLNRFRVTISFHNEVSRQHIRLFDDARSLKYERDSLYVSLDGRTSQYFAAWGSRGFTSDKQYWQVDVDGSWDWAVGICKDPWTRKDDGILKESNRDNFLLVCVKEGHHYRLWTTIPNTPLYTEKPQGRVGVFLDFDSGSMGFVDVARRSLLWRYEDGLFTFPVRPFICNGHT, via the exons ATGGACTCAGACATCCCAGAAGCCTTCCAGAAAGAGCTCACCTGTCTCGTGTGCCTGAATTACCTTCTAGACCCACTCACCATAGGCTGTGGACACAGCTTCTGTAGGTCCTGTCTCTGTCTTCTCTGGGAGCAAGCTGAAGACCCTGCCAGTTGCCCAGTGTGCAGACAACGATCAGAGCAGACAAACTTCAAAACCAATTTTCTTCTGAAGAATCTGGTGTCCATTGCCAGAAAAGCAAATCTTGGGCAATTCCTGAACTCTGAGGAACATATGTGTGGGACCCATAAGGAGACAGAGAAGATCTTCTGTGAAGCCAACAAGAGCTTGCTCTGTTTGGTCTGCTCTCAAAGTCAGGAGCACAGGGCTCACAGGCACTGTTCCACTGAAGAGGCTGCTGAGGAATGCTGG GAGGAAGAAAATTACTACTTAGGGAGTATTATAAAAGAAAGCCAAAAGATTTGTAAgcaaatcagaaaaagacaagaGGAAATGAGTGGAAAGAAGACAGACCTCAAAgtaatatacaaagagctcatgaaAATGTCCTATAAACCAGATGTGGAGCTGCTCCAG gAATTGGGAGACAAAGTGAAATG GAGCGAGTCAGCACAGCTGCACATGCCTCAGCCTCTGCTGCCAGAACTCCGTGCACGACCCATCACTGGGCTGATGGACTGGCTCAACCGCTTCCGAG TAACAATTTCATTCCATAATGAAGTAAGCAGACAGCACATCAGGCTGTTTGATGATGCAAGAAGTCTGAAGTATGAGCGTGACAGCCTCTATGTGTCTTTGGATGGCAGAACATCGCAGTATTTTGCTGCATGGGGATCCCGGGGCTTCACCTCTGACAAACAGTACTGGCAGGTGGATGTGGACGGCTCTTGGGACTGGGCTGTAGGCATCTGTAAGGATCCCTGGACAAGGAAGGATGACGGCATACTGAAGGAATCCAACAGGGACAACTTTCTCCTTGTGTGTGTGAAGGAGGGTCATCATTACCGTCTCTGGACCACCATCCCGAACACTCCTCTGTACACAGAGAAACCTCAGGGCAGGGTTGGCGTGTTCCTTGATTTTGACAGTGGGAGTATGGGTTTTGTGGACGTTGCCAGGCGCTCCCTCCTTTGGAGGTACGAGGATGGCCTGTTCACTTTCCCTGTCAGGCCTTTCATTTGCAATGGCCACACGTGA